A portion of the Paenibacillus sp. PvR098 genome contains these proteins:
- the pdaA gene encoding delta-lactam-biosynthetic de-N-acetylase, with protein MKRYVSILAVLAVLLCMIPPYSAEAHATMPYHFGFKKSRNHELPSIQEEGFQPIVQKHEAIFLGDTKKKELYLTFDNGYENGFTGKILDVLKEKQVPAIFFVTGHYVQDQPELLKRMVQEGHLIGNHSWSHPDLTRVSDQKLKEELDKVKAEVAELTGQKEMPYLRPPRGIFSEKLLASSRGYGYTNVFWSIAYKDWDTKVQKGWAYAYENVMTQLHPGAVILLHAVSKDNAEALGKIIDDARKQGYEFKSLDQLQTKNY; from the coding sequence ATGAAGCGTTATGTTTCTATACTCGCCGTTCTAGCTGTGCTCCTATGTATGATTCCCCCGTATTCGGCAGAAGCTCATGCGACCATGCCATATCACTTTGGGTTTAAAAAGAGCAGGAACCATGAGCTTCCTTCCATTCAGGAAGAGGGATTTCAACCGATCGTTCAGAAGCATGAAGCGATCTTTTTGGGGGACACGAAGAAAAAGGAGCTTTATCTTACGTTTGACAACGGCTATGAGAACGGGTTTACGGGTAAAATTTTGGATGTGCTCAAGGAAAAGCAGGTACCGGCTATCTTTTTCGTGACAGGGCACTATGTTCAAGACCAGCCTGAGCTGCTAAAGCGAATGGTACAGGAAGGCCACCTGATCGGCAATCATTCCTGGAGCCACCCGGACCTGACCCGGGTATCAGACCAGAAGCTGAAGGAAGAGCTGGATAAGGTCAAAGCGGAAGTGGCTGAGCTGACCGGGCAAAAGGAAATGCCTTATTTGCGTCCGCCCCGGGGAATTTTTAGCGAAAAGCTGCTGGCGTCCAGCAGAGGATACGGGTATACCAACGTGTTTTGGTCGATCGCTTATAAGGACTGGGACACTAAAGTGCAAAAAGGCTGGGCTTATGCTTACGAGAATGTGATGACGCAGCTTCATCCCGGAGCCGTTATCCTGCTTCATGCCGTGTCCAAAGACAATGCCGAGGCGTTAGGCAAAATCATTGACGACGCCCGCAAGCAAGGATATGAGTTTAAGAGCTTGGATCAGCTGCAAACGAAAAATTATTAA